A single region of the Plantactinospora soyae genome encodes:
- a CDS encoding SCO2521 family protein produces the protein MLTLGEVHTGLLQNSGSLSLEHTTGLLDLLVGQRVRRSERPIAYVVSPDQLTGVDCRLPSGSGRSSRGVGTVVSHAAMTGGHVLQGSTYTQLDRAVSNRRLVWSHYLSRPGWVETIGKIDVRDVSRGFLGPTYQPQTLNLGAISARLMDAVQSSARLDRQPPFRTKRTRLRWSVIPAAEDSTEARGTFRVESDTLRTLELTAPQHDVPALVELCEDLALHDWLLTTLLSLMETSLTGSGTRAQKIDRLRPAIDCLLHLWMPAARLDESVLPVWRALEHRPGFTRQWQASVTRIRDQVTLSTIALLEAPTR, from the coding sequence ATGTTGACCTTGGGCGAGGTGCACACCGGACTCTTGCAGAACTCCGGCTCGCTCTCCCTGGAGCACACCACCGGGCTGCTGGACCTCCTGGTCGGCCAACGGGTACGCCGGTCCGAGCGGCCGATCGCGTACGTCGTGTCGCCGGACCAGCTCACCGGGGTCGACTGCCGGTTGCCGAGCGGCTCCGGCCGGAGCTCCCGGGGCGTGGGCACCGTCGTCTCGCACGCCGCGATGACCGGCGGTCACGTGCTACAGGGCTCCACGTACACCCAACTCGACCGGGCCGTCAGCAACCGCCGGCTGGTCTGGTCGCACTACCTGTCCCGGCCCGGCTGGGTCGAGACGATCGGCAAGATCGACGTCCGGGACGTGTCCCGGGGCTTCCTCGGCCCCACCTACCAACCGCAGACGCTCAACCTCGGCGCGATCAGTGCCCGGCTGATGGACGCCGTACAGAGTTCGGCGCGGCTGGACCGGCAACCCCCGTTCCGGACCAAGCGGACCCGACTGCGCTGGTCGGTCATCCCGGCGGCGGAGGACTCGACCGAGGCCCGGGGCACCTTCCGGGTCGAGTCCGACACGCTGCGGACCCTGGAGCTGACGGCACCGCAGCACGACGTACCCGCGCTGGTCGAACTCTGCGAGGACCTCGCGCTGCACGACTGGCTGCTCACCACGCTGCTGTCGCTGATGGAGACCAGCCTGACCGGATCCGGCACCCGGGCCCAGAAGATCGACCGGCTCCGCCCGGCGATCGACTGCCTGCTGCACCTGTGGATGCCGGCCGCCCGCCTCGACGAGTCGGTGCTGCCGGTATGGCGCGCCCTCGAACACCGGCCCGGGTTCACCCGGCAGTGGCAGGCATCGGTCACCCGGATCCGCGACCAGGTCACGCTCAGCACCATCGCGCTGCTCGAAGCGCCGACCCGCTGA
- a CDS encoding PP2C family protein-serine/threonine phosphatase, translated as MSLILRSLTVTDPGLVRPNNEDVAFAGARLIAVADGMGGAPAGEVASEIVISALAPVEGSDPDREPLAALLDAIGTANHQIREVAEADPANEGMGTTATAILLAGRRLAVAHVGDSRGYLLRGGELRQLTRDDTFVQALVDQGGLTPEEARRHPQRSLVTRAVQGAPLVPATIVLTAEPGDRLLICSDGLSDVVTDDAIAQVLETYPDRAQCAEQLVKLAHQAGAPDNVTLVVADVVPVAGEQAPPA; from the coding sequence ATGAGCTTGATCCTGCGCAGCCTGACCGTCACCGACCCCGGCCTGGTCCGGCCCAACAACGAGGACGTGGCGTTCGCCGGTGCCCGGTTGATCGCCGTCGCCGACGGGATGGGCGGCGCGCCGGCCGGCGAGGTGGCCAGCGAGATCGTGATCAGCGCGTTGGCCCCGGTGGAGGGATCCGACCCCGACCGGGAGCCGTTGGCCGCGCTGCTGGACGCGATCGGAACGGCGAACCACCAGATCCGCGAGGTGGCCGAGGCCGATCCGGCCAACGAGGGAATGGGCACCACCGCCACGGCGATCCTGCTCGCCGGCCGGCGGCTCGCCGTGGCGCACGTCGGCGACTCCCGGGGCTATCTGCTGCGTGGCGGCGAGTTGCGGCAGTTGACCAGGGACGACACCTTCGTCCAGGCGCTCGTCGACCAGGGCGGGCTGACTCCGGAGGAGGCGCGGCGGCATCCGCAGCGGTCGCTGGTCACCCGGGCGGTGCAGGGCGCCCCGCTCGTACCGGCGACCATCGTGCTGACCGCCGAGCCGGGCGACCGGCTGCTGATCTGTAGCGACGGGCTCTCGGACGTGGTCACCGACGACGCGATCGCCCAGGTGCTGGAGACGTACCCGGACCGCGCGCAGTGCGCGGAACAGTTGGTCAAACTCGCCCACCAGGCCGGGGCCCCGGACAACGTCACCCTGGTGGTGGCCGACGTCGTCCCGGTCGCCGGCGAGCAGGCCCCGCCGGCCTGA
- a CDS encoding SCO2524 family protein, which produces MRIQPRQELLEIWAATVRSSWQDGKWQWGGRDGPNSISDAEQLLCLLLPATQADFGLDRPDETADEMIKVLRPLGNATQIPLVLIQVLTEYYQRYTDKSGTPVFSGRTYFQTGGAEPTEQQLELDIVDSFAMSITLSLAAIGFARVFRGAVRREEILREIADLESMANIRLTAAMVGLLRSFAVNVFDVDSDEGQALCRTLNQSNLPQRQIVAQLRRKLRETIASFREVLIGSGQVADLDSANRLFECGWSWGIVRDAPEVETTEPIGRQPAGVAPEEPYLYFTVIAIDAIEELFTERTRILGLLNDEQQRLARALQLRWDLTRGYWATVATFGDGHRWPLEDIPWRTTDREASDYYTLLVTSLAVKGLVLERGADAELSRVGSVLEELANRARITRRPFDQDPALALHAPGVQVTLQNSDQLGGPVMRWTVSEFSALLLQRTAYIGGLFSEADQRAKMLDLADRVWDHLVLRRLDRGNARSLWDQPARAFGQFEDYYDAPSWYYTERVVQSLVTTVKILRRPPLRSERLTMHALDLLNEAEHLYDVELLSGTAEAGPRMQQTLQIVRVNLRRAREIVHERPGTAAALASSVLRSLDELNAARRDVSEAG; this is translated from the coding sequence ATGAGGATTCAGCCCCGTCAGGAGCTCCTGGAGATCTGGGCCGCCACCGTCCGGTCGAGTTGGCAGGACGGAAAGTGGCAGTGGGGCGGGCGGGACGGTCCGAACTCGATCAGCGACGCCGAGCAGTTGCTCTGCCTCCTGCTGCCGGCCACCCAGGCGGACTTCGGACTGGACCGTCCGGACGAGACCGCCGACGAAATGATCAAGGTGTTGCGCCCGCTCGGCAACGCGACCCAGATTCCCCTGGTGTTGATCCAGGTGCTGACCGAGTATTACCAGCGCTACACCGACAAATCCGGGACGCCGGTCTTCTCCGGTCGGACGTATTTCCAGACCGGTGGCGCCGAGCCGACCGAACAGCAACTCGAACTGGACATCGTCGACTCGTTCGCCATGTCGATCACCCTGTCGCTGGCCGCCATCGGTTTCGCCCGGGTCTTCCGGGGCGCCGTACGCCGCGAGGAGATCCTCCGGGAGATCGCCGACCTCGAGTCGATGGCGAACATCCGGCTCACCGCGGCAATGGTCGGCCTGCTGCGCAGCTTCGCGGTCAACGTCTTCGACGTGGACTCCGACGAGGGGCAGGCGCTCTGCCGCACCCTCAACCAGTCCAACCTGCCGCAGCGGCAGATCGTGGCGCAGCTCCGCCGGAAACTGCGGGAGACCATCGCCAGCTTCCGCGAGGTCCTGATCGGTTCCGGCCAGGTCGCCGACCTGGACAGCGCCAACCGGCTCTTCGAGTGCGGCTGGTCCTGGGGCATCGTCCGGGACGCGCCGGAGGTCGAGACGACCGAGCCGATCGGCCGGCAACCGGCCGGAGTGGCGCCGGAGGAGCCGTACCTCTACTTCACGGTGATCGCGATCGACGCGATCGAGGAGCTCTTCACCGAGCGGACCCGGATCCTGGGCCTGCTCAACGACGAGCAGCAGCGACTGGCCCGAGCCCTGCAACTGCGGTGGGACCTGACCCGTGGCTACTGGGCCACCGTGGCCACCTTCGGCGACGGCCACCGCTGGCCGTTGGAGGACATCCCCTGGCGCACCACCGACCGCGAGGCCTCCGACTACTACACGCTGCTGGTGACCTCGCTGGCGGTCAAGGGCCTGGTACTCGAACGGGGTGCGGACGCCGAACTCAGCCGGGTCGGCTCGGTCCTCGAGGAACTGGCCAACCGGGCCCGGATCACCCGCCGACCGTTCGACCAGGATCCCGCGCTCGCGCTGCACGCGCCCGGCGTACAGGTGACGTTGCAGAACAGCGACCAGCTCGGCGGCCCGGTGATGCGCTGGACGGTCAGCGAGTTCTCCGCGCTGCTGCTGCAACGCACCGCGTACATCGGCGGGCTGTTCAGCGAGGCCGACCAGCGGGCCAAGATGCTGGACCTGGCCGACCGGGTCTGGGACCACCTGGTGCTGCGCCGTCTCGACCGCGGCAACGCGCGCAGTCTCTGGGACCAGCCGGCGCGGGCGTTCGGACAGTTCGAGGACTACTACGACGCCCCCTCCTGGTACTACACCGAACGGGTGGTGCAGTCCCTGGTCACCACGGTGAAGATCCTGCGGCGACCGCCGCTGCGCAGTGAACGGCTCACCATGCACGCGCTGGACCTGCTCAACGAGGCCGAACACCTCTACGATGTGGAACTGTTGAGCGGTACGGCGGAAGCGGGACCGAGGATGCAGCAGACCCTGCAGATCGTCCGGGTCAACCTGCGGCGGGCCAGGGAGATCGTGCACGAACGGCCCGGCACCGCCGCCGCGCTCGCCAGTTCGGTGCTGCGGAGCCTCGACGAACTGAACGCGGCCCGTCGGGACGTTTCGGAGGCAGGCTGA
- a CDS encoding SCO2522 family protein has translation MSRPDVTFEETAARRSVESVPLAHLSVELGHLYIEEFAGGIEQLRRHFARVAPWAAAARQACVDRMPAARPRISTCFLIDDYFTRFSTPRVVMEQVREAAQDTGLVIDYFAREAGCAQADDIPLAELVLTQLVSDPVPETTGDRPPTSETGWLCNGRRSPVFRPEQAMSAVREWQPPMQNAANRHSIFVDVELWDYEEDGRRRWSCPFLAAVWQLMRMGLLRHEGEGVTNPYQLDDWPDDWDEMPAVVKLNPHAAPFSAYRTFSVLGSRFLPIEHAVRTILSQVSISPAVLDQIQTRSRNEHIDLPKDLVERSEYVFVSE, from the coding sequence GTGAGTAGACCCGACGTGACATTCGAGGAGACGGCGGCCAGACGCAGCGTCGAGTCGGTCCCGCTCGCGCATCTCTCCGTCGAGCTGGGACACCTCTACATCGAGGAGTTCGCCGGCGGCATCGAGCAGCTCCGTCGGCACTTCGCCCGGGTCGCGCCGTGGGCCGCGGCGGCCCGGCAGGCCTGCGTCGACCGGATGCCGGCCGCCCGTCCCCGGATCAGCACCTGCTTCCTCATCGACGACTACTTCACCCGGTTCAGCACCCCCCGGGTGGTGATGGAGCAGGTGCGGGAGGCGGCCCAGGACACCGGGCTGGTGATCGACTACTTCGCCCGCGAGGCCGGTTGCGCCCAGGCCGACGACATTCCGCTCGCGGAGCTGGTGCTCACCCAACTCGTCTCCGACCCGGTTCCGGAAACGACCGGTGACCGCCCGCCGACCTCGGAGACCGGCTGGCTCTGCAACGGCCGGCGGTCCCCGGTCTTCCGGCCGGAACAGGCGATGAGCGCCGTCCGGGAGTGGCAGCCGCCGATGCAGAACGCGGCGAACCGGCACTCGATCTTCGTGGACGTCGAGCTGTGGGACTACGAGGAGGACGGGCGGCGGCGCTGGTCCTGCCCGTTCCTGGCGGCGGTCTGGCAACTCATGCGGATGGGCCTGCTCCGGCACGAGGGCGAAGGGGTGACCAACCCGTACCAGCTCGACGACTGGCCGGACGACTGGGACGAGATGCCGGCGGTGGTGAAGCTCAACCCGCACGCCGCGCCGTTCAGCGCGTACCGCACCTTCTCGGTGCTCGGCTCGCGTTTCCTGCCCATCGAGCACGCGGTCCGGACGATCCTCAGTCAGGTCTCGATCAGCCCCGCCGTGCTGGACCAGATCCAGACCCGGAGCCGGAACGAGCACATCGACCTGCCCAAGGACCTGGTCGAGCGCTCCGAGTACGTCTTCGTCAGCGAATAA
- a CDS encoding helix-turn-helix domain-containing protein, whose product MMPVSMVGRAGELAEFAAAWAMVTGGRRRAGGVVVTGAAGVGKSLLIAAALDGLTPRPATILTGTARVHTPAPYDWLAAALSGRDTRDLPLPPDALAWLAQHPNAPRERYAPDALLRLAVRTVRALVDAGPAVLVVEDLHALDPASLNLVGELAGAPDLPILLLVASRPPDTAVSPQLVAATLARLCGAPGAIRQHLGPLPRTDVAAVLAQVYPERQVSAAVVEAVWRRTGGNPYRMVELLAVEGGDGPDELIREPLPEHLRLPVQPPSAPTAELTGREIEVLSCLAAGMSNKQVARSLGISVRTVTVHVSNLLRKTGSASRTEAALWAVRQQLTGPARHG is encoded by the coding sequence ATGATGCCGGTGTCCATGGTCGGGCGCGCCGGTGAGCTGGCCGAGTTCGCCGCCGCCTGGGCCATGGTGACCGGTGGGCGTCGCCGGGCGGGTGGAGTGGTGGTCACCGGTGCCGCCGGGGTCGGCAAGAGCCTGCTGATCGCCGCGGCACTCGACGGCCTGACACCCCGGCCGGCCACCATCCTCACCGGGACCGCCCGGGTGCACACCCCGGCGCCGTACGACTGGCTCGCGGCGGCGCTGAGTGGTCGGGACACCCGGGACCTGCCCCTGCCGCCCGACGCGCTGGCCTGGCTGGCCCAGCACCCGAACGCGCCCCGGGAACGGTACGCCCCTGACGCGCTGTTACGCCTCGCCGTCCGCACCGTACGGGCGCTGGTGGATGCCGGCCCGGCGGTGCTGGTGGTGGAGGACCTGCACGCCCTCGACCCGGCCAGCCTGAACCTCGTCGGCGAGTTGGCCGGCGCCCCCGACCTGCCGATCCTGCTGCTGGTGGCCAGTCGTCCACCCGACACGGCGGTGTCGCCCCAACTGGTCGCGGCCACCCTGGCCCGGCTCTGCGGGGCGCCGGGCGCGATCCGTCAGCATCTCGGCCCGCTGCCCCGGACGGACGTGGCCGCGGTGCTCGCGCAGGTCTATCCGGAGCGGCAGGTCTCGGCGGCCGTCGTCGAGGCGGTGTGGCGGCGTACCGGCGGCAACCCGTACCGAATGGTCGAGCTGCTGGCCGTGGAGGGCGGCGACGGGCCGGACGAGCTGATCCGGGAGCCGCTGCCCGAGCACCTGCGCCTGCCGGTCCAGCCACCGTCGGCGCCGACCGCCGAGCTGACCGGCCGGGAGATCGAGGTGCTCTCCTGCCTGGCCGCCGGGATGTCGAACAAGCAGGTGGCGCGCTCGCTGGGGATCTCGGTCCGGACGGTCACGGTGCACGTGTCGAACCTGCTGCGCAAGACCGGCTCCGCGTCGCGTACCGAGGCGGCCCTCTGGGCGGTACGGCAGCAGTTGACCGGCCCGGCGCGGCACGGGTGA
- a CDS encoding HEAT repeat domain-containing protein has protein sequence MTKVYVSATFRDLQECRAAVQLALRRLRVEDVAMESYVAEDRRPLERCLADVADCDIYIGIFAWRYGFVPDGYDRSITELEYREALTAGKPCLIFLLDEEAPWPRNFVDRGPAAEKIESLRAELGDRHMCGTFRDPADLAAMVTAAVANRLTESGLPAGGTQALSRDVLKQYCLRLRQHYGVLDLDALTPEQTEDYLRIQLMSVFVEQWVREDPPPAELPREWLRRMQSEGHIGTEDVPEEVDPQELVHLHESYRAKPLQRLFDVLGAPDQRAIVLLGDPGSGKSTAARYVALSLTGGPTDDRLAVLTDHLPLLIELRSFITLAAEGKCESFVDYLDHRANTDGLGIERTALQRHLGTGGRAVVILDGLDEVFDRHRREEVARQIAGFAATHPQVRMIVTSRIIGYSRRILTGVGFTHFTLQDLDEDQTSEFLSSWYRLAIRDRADAAHAQRARLLDAMRHSHAIRELAGNPLLLTILAIIGKHQALPRERWRLYDHAATVLVQQWDVDRHLREQAPVAGFLDTEDKKELLRRLAYRMQSVERGLTVNYIDRVELSEVFEQYLVERYRRDAASARTIALAMIDQFRERNFILSRYGPHVYGFVHRTFLEFFCADAILAKFQHDQVLSVGELKELFRRHWADLSWREVLRLLAGALHQNHTAQLIQLLTTEVNQPWPPADFAPPPWNLALAVQCLAEVRNLHDAVARPAETLLRQLILLLEHCVSIDDRETARLIEEEILPAAKAIGPNWPGRTVYLSWYRRRGVRVVWSPVSTHAARLAAMLSTPAERIDDLFDEVLGTMDDSPASYASVAGLAEVAQLATNTVDSPAHQAAAARARTRLIKRARDDNHAGVRLAAVQALGERFGTDPEARDLLIERVRADGYAGVRLAAVQALGERFRDEPHVRELLRERARADEHASVRRTAIQTLGDRYGGDSELRDVLVECLRTDHDAEVTRTAAHVLVERFAATRQVRDLLIERARDDTDPVTRRTSVRVLGDRLAADTKVRALLIDRVRADRDPGVLRAAAQALIDRYGPDTTIRDLLVSRTSGDADEIARRTALKILIDTFDRDAAFTNLLITAARQDRDADVRLLAAEALTEQVGADPAVGTALGELALGDNDARVRLIAAKALIEQVGVDAAVSDVLAGLARDDPHAAVRLAAVNALADTARRDPAIREVVTERASIDDDAEIRLAALKALTRDPQFTDDVHRVLLDRAHRDPDAAVFALAATAVIGRNGSRDDVHELLAGRVRGDINARVRLAAARLLIQRFGIDADVREALLERIRVDPDAELVHEAAVELAARLGTDVEQCEVLMTRATGEDPQIRAVAVRILGEYFGADRTVRELLIDRAGNDPDVQVRREVLRVLGERLAEHPEIRTLFIERLRDQDWSVRAATVLALGTHFGDDGQTRALLAELARTDPDPEFRRRAGQALTWLPGADPDHLPDV, from the coding sequence GTGACCAAGGTCTACGTCTCGGCCACTTTCCGGGATCTGCAGGAGTGCCGCGCAGCGGTCCAACTCGCGCTGCGCCGGTTGCGGGTCGAGGACGTGGCCATGGAGTCGTACGTGGCCGAGGACCGACGACCGCTGGAACGCTGTCTGGCGGACGTCGCCGACTGCGACATCTACATCGGAATCTTCGCCTGGCGCTACGGCTTCGTTCCCGACGGGTACGACCGGTCGATCACCGAGCTCGAATACCGGGAGGCGCTGACCGCCGGCAAACCCTGCCTGATCTTCCTGCTCGACGAGGAGGCGCCCTGGCCGCGCAACTTCGTCGACCGGGGCCCGGCGGCGGAGAAGATCGAATCGCTCCGGGCCGAGTTGGGCGACCGGCACATGTGCGGCACGTTCCGGGACCCGGCGGACCTCGCCGCGATGGTGACGGCGGCGGTGGCGAACCGGCTGACCGAGTCGGGCCTGCCGGCCGGCGGTACGCAGGCGTTGAGCCGGGACGTCCTCAAGCAGTACTGCCTACGCCTTCGCCAGCACTACGGGGTGCTGGACCTGGACGCGCTCACCCCGGAGCAGACCGAGGACTACCTGCGGATCCAGCTGATGTCGGTCTTCGTCGAACAGTGGGTACGCGAGGACCCGCCCCCGGCCGAACTGCCCCGGGAATGGCTGCGCCGGATGCAGTCCGAGGGGCACATCGGCACCGAGGACGTACCCGAGGAGGTGGACCCGCAGGAGCTGGTGCACCTGCACGAGTCGTACCGGGCGAAGCCGTTGCAGCGGCTGTTCGACGTACTCGGGGCACCGGACCAGCGGGCGATCGTACTGCTCGGCGACCCCGGCTCCGGCAAGTCCACCGCCGCCCGCTACGTCGCCCTGAGCCTCACCGGCGGCCCGACCGACGACCGGCTGGCGGTGCTGACCGACCACCTGCCGCTGCTGATCGAGCTGCGCTCCTTCATCACCCTGGCCGCCGAGGGCAAGTGCGAGAGCTTCGTCGACTACCTGGACCACCGGGCCAACACCGACGGGCTCGGCATCGAGCGGACCGCCCTGCAACGGCACCTCGGCACGGGCGGCCGGGCGGTGGTGATCCTGGACGGGCTCGACGAGGTCTTCGACCGGCACCGGCGGGAGGAGGTGGCCCGGCAGATCGCCGGCTTCGCGGCCACCCATCCGCAGGTACGGATGATCGTCACCTCCCGGATCATCGGCTACTCCCGGCGCATCCTGACCGGCGTCGGATTCACCCACTTCACCCTTCAGGACCTGGACGAGGACCAGACGTCGGAGTTCCTGTCGAGCTGGTACCGGCTGGCGATCCGGGACCGGGCAGACGCGGCCCACGCGCAGCGGGCCCGGCTGCTGGACGCGATGCGGCACTCACACGCGATCCGGGAACTGGCCGGCAACCCGCTGCTGCTGACGATCCTGGCGATCATCGGCAAGCACCAGGCCCTGCCCCGGGAACGGTGGCGGCTGTACGACCACGCGGCGACCGTCCTGGTGCAGCAGTGGGACGTCGACCGGCACCTGCGGGAGCAGGCCCCGGTCGCCGGCTTCCTCGACACCGAGGACAAGAAGGAGCTGCTCCGCCGGCTGGCGTACCGGATGCAGTCGGTCGAGCGGGGCCTGACCGTGAACTACATCGACCGGGTGGAGCTGAGCGAGGTCTTCGAGCAGTACCTGGTCGAGCGGTACCGCCGCGACGCCGCGTCCGCCCGGACCATCGCCCTGGCGATGATCGACCAGTTCCGGGAACGCAACTTCATCCTCAGCCGGTACGGCCCGCACGTCTACGGCTTCGTGCACCGCACCTTCCTGGAGTTCTTCTGCGCCGACGCGATCCTGGCGAAGTTCCAGCACGACCAGGTCCTCTCGGTGGGCGAACTCAAGGAACTGTTCCGCCGGCACTGGGCCGACCTGTCCTGGCGGGAGGTGCTCCGGCTGCTCGCCGGTGCCCTGCACCAGAACCACACCGCGCAGCTCATCCAGCTGCTGACCACCGAGGTCAACCAGCCCTGGCCGCCGGCCGACTTCGCCCCGCCGCCGTGGAACCTCGCCCTCGCCGTGCAGTGCCTCGCCGAGGTCCGCAACCTGCACGACGCGGTCGCCCGGCCCGCCGAGACGCTGCTGCGGCAGCTCATCCTGCTGCTCGAACACTGCGTCTCGATCGACGACCGGGAGACCGCCCGGCTGATCGAGGAGGAGATCCTGCCCGCCGCCAAGGCGATCGGCCCGAACTGGCCCGGTCGGACGGTCTACCTCTCCTGGTACCGCCGCCGGGGCGTCCGGGTCGTCTGGAGCCCCGTCTCCACCCACGCCGCCCGGCTCGCCGCGATGCTCTCCACCCCGGCCGAACGGATCGACGACCTCTTCGACGAGGTCCTCGGCACGATGGACGACAGCCCCGCCTCGTACGCCTCGGTGGCGGGGCTCGCCGAGGTCGCCCAGCTCGCCACCAACACCGTCGACAGTCCCGCCCACCAGGCCGCCGCCGCCCGGGCCCGGACCCGCCTGATCAAACGGGCCCGGGACGACAACCACGCCGGGGTACGCCTCGCCGCCGTCCAGGCCCTCGGCGAACGCTTCGGCACCGACCCGGAGGCCCGGGACCTGCTGATCGAGCGGGTCCGCGCCGACGGGTACGCCGGAGTACGCCTCGCCGCCGTCCAGGCCCTCGGGGAACGCTTCCGCGACGAACCCCACGTCCGCGAACTGCTCCGGGAACGTGCCCGCGCCGACGAGCACGCGAGTGTGCGCCGGACGGCCATCCAGACCCTCGGCGACCGGTACGGCGGCGACTCCGAGCTCCGGGACGTCCTGGTCGAGTGCCTGCGTACCGACCACGACGCCGAGGTGACCCGAACCGCCGCACACGTCCTGGTCGAACGCTTCGCCGCCACCCGGCAGGTCCGTGACCTGCTGATCGAACGCGCCCGCGACGACACCGATCCGGTCACCCGACGTACCTCGGTCCGGGTCCTCGGTGACCGGCTCGCCGCCGACACCAAGGTCCGGGCGCTGCTCATCGACCGGGTCCGGGCCGACCGCGACCCCGGGGTGCTCCGCGCCGCCGCCCAGGCACTGATCGACCGGTACGGCCCCGACACCACCATCCGGGATCTGCTGGTCAGCCGCACCAGCGGCGACGCCGACGAGATCGCCCGGCGCACCGCACTCAAGATCCTCATCGACACCTTCGACCGGGACGCCGCCTTCACCAACCTGCTCATCACCGCCGCCCGGCAGGACCGGGACGCCGACGTACGGTTGCTCGCCGCGGAAGCCCTCACCGAGCAGGTCGGCGCCGACCCCGCCGTCGGGACCGCGCTGGGTGAACTCGCCCTCGGCGACAACGACGCCCGGGTACGCCTGATCGCCGCGAAGGCCCTGATCGAACAGGTCGGGGTGGACGCGGCGGTCTCCGACGTGCTCGCCGGGCTCGCCCGGGACGACCCGCACGCCGCCGTACGCCTCGCCGCCGTCAACGCGCTCGCCGACACCGCCCGGCGTGACCCCGCGATCCGGGAGGTCGTCACCGAACGGGCCAGCATCGACGACGACGCCGAGATCCGGCTCGCCGCCCTGAAGGCGCTCACCCGGGATCCCCAGTTCACCGACGACGTCCACCGGGTTCTGCTGGACCGGGCGCACCGGGACCCCGACGCCGCCGTCTTCGCCCTCGCCGCGACCGCCGTGATCGGCCGGAACGGGTCCCGGGACGACGTCCACGAGCTGCTCGCCGGCCGGGTACGCGGCGACATCAACGCCCGGGTCCGGCTCGCCGCCGCCCGGCTGCTGATCCAGCGGTTCGGCATCGACGCCGACGTCCGGGAGGCCCTCCTGGAGCGGATCCGGGTCGACCCGGACGCCGAACTGGTGCACGAGGCGGCCGTCGAACTCGCCGCCCGGCTCGGCACCGACGTCGAGCAGTGCGAGGTCCTGATGACCCGCGCCACCGGCGAGGACCCGCAGATCCGCGCCGTGGCCGTACGCATCCTCGGCGAGTACTTCGGCGCCGACCGGACCGTACGGGAGCTGCTGATCGACCGGGCCGGCAACGATCCCGACGTACAGGTCCGGCGGGAGGTGCTCCGGGTTCTCGGTGAACGCCTCGCCGAACATCCGGAGATCCGTACCCTGTTCATCGAACGGCTCCGCGACCAGGACTGGTCGGTCCGGGCGGCCACCGTGCTGGCCCTGGGCACCCACTTCGGCGACGACGGTCAGACCCGCGCGCTGCTGGCCGAACTCGCCCGGACCGACCCGGATCCCGAGTTCCGGCGCCGCGCCGGCCAGGCCCTCACCTGGCTACCGGGGGCGGATCCCGACCATCTGCCGGACGTGTGA
- a CDS encoding SCO2523 family variant P-loop protein, which translates to MLIFAASDKGGTGRSVTSSNMLYRSALQGTDVCYLDFDFGSPTAGAIFNLDSVVHGTRRGGLHEYLDGALAEPQRIEVWTESDRPSLRNRPPGAGRLVLLPGSIGGGEFPTSRELVERCARLFLRLEEEFDLSLIDLSAGRSYATQMVLAATAMPELRSVRSRWLVFHRWTRQHVLAASGLVYGTRGILDAGTRAGHDHDDMMNRLRFVRTAVVDPDSPELEGLQPAQVAWLRECNQDLLELASNNRVGRTMLLGSVPLDPVLQWREQLISDNDVYARRIANLETVEAFSALAKLIVDDAAWEML; encoded by the coding sequence ATGCTGATCTTCGCGGCGTCCGACAAGGGCGGCACCGGCCGTTCGGTGACCAGCAGCAACATGCTCTACCGGAGCGCGTTGCAGGGCACCGACGTGTGCTACCTCGACTTCGACTTCGGCTCGCCGACCGCCGGTGCCATCTTCAACCTCGACTCCGTGGTGCACGGCACCCGCCGGGGTGGCCTGCACGAATACCTGGACGGGGCACTGGCCGAGCCGCAACGGATCGAGGTGTGGACCGAGTCGGACCGGCCGAGCCTGCGCAACCGGCCACCGGGGGCGGGCCGACTGGTACTGCTGCCCGGCAGCATCGGCGGTGGCGAGTTCCCCACCTCCCGGGAACTCGTCGAACGCTGCGCCCGGCTCTTCCTCCGGCTGGAGGAGGAGTTCGACCTCAGCCTGATCGACCTGAGCGCGGGCCGCTCGTACGCCACCCAGATGGTGCTGGCCGCCACCGCGATGCCCGAGCTTCGATCGGTACGGTCCCGGTGGCTGGTGTTCCACCGGTGGACCCGGCAGCACGTGCTCGCCGCCTCCGGCCTGGTGTACGGCACCCGCGGCATCCTCGACGCCGGCACCCGGGCCGGGCACGACCACGACGACATGATGAACCGGCTCCGGTTCGTCCGTACCGCCGTCGTCGATCCCGACTCGCCGGAGTTGGAGGGGTTGCAGCCGGCGCAGGTGGCCTGGCTCCGGGAGTGCAACCAGGACCTGCTCGAACTGGCCAGCAACAACCGGGTCGGCCGGACCATGCTGCTCGGATCGGTGCCGCTCGACCCGGTGTTGCAATGGCGTGAGCAGCTCATCTCCGACAACGACGTGTACGCGCGCAGGATCGCCAACCTGGAGACCGTGGAGGCCTTCTCGGCACTGGCGAAGCTCATCGTCGACGACGCGGCCTGGGAGATGCTGTGA